The sequence GATCTGGGCCGAACGCGGCAGCCGGCGCGGCCAGCTCTGGCGGCTGCGGTCGGGGCTGGCCGCCACCATGGTGCTCGGCTTGACCTTTCTGGCCCTGCAGGCCACCGAGTACGTCGAGAAGCTCCGGCACTTCACCATGACCACCGACGTCTACGGCTCGCTGTTCTACCTGATCACCGGCTTCCACGGGCTGCACGTCCTGGTCGGACTGACCATGATCGGCTGGCTGCTCGCCACCTCCCTGGGCGGCGGCTCCGGCACCCACCACCACGAACGGGTCCGCAACGGCGCGATCTACTGGCACTTCGTCGACGCCGTGTGGGCCGCCATCCTGTTCACCATCTACCTCTCCCCACGACTGTGACGACCACCCGACCCGGCCCCCGGGCCCGCCTCACCGGCGGGCTGCTGCTCTGGTACGGCGTGCTCGGTGGCGCCGTCGCCTGGACGGTGCACGTCCTCGTCGCCTGGGGCCTGGACGAACTGGCCTGCGCCGCCGGCTCCGAGCGCGTCTCCGCCGTACCGCTCGGGCCGGCCGTCGGGCTGGCGGTAGTCGTCCCGGCCCTGGTCACCGCGGGCTCGCTGGCGGTCGCCGCGCTCGTGTGGCGGCGCACCGCCGGCGCGCAGTCAGCGGGCGCCGAGGACCGGGCGTTCGGCCGGTCCAGGATGCTCGCCATAGTGGGCATCTGGCTCAACCTGCTGTTCCTGACGATCATCGTGCTCGGCGGGATCGCCGTGCTGGTGCTGCCGCCATGTCAGAGCTGAACCTCTACCGGGCTCACGCACCCGGTCAGAGTCCGGTCGCCGAGAGCCTGCTGACCATGCTGGCGGTCGTCACGGTCTGCCTGCTCGCGGCCGGCTACGGGCGGGGCGTCCAGGAGCTGTGGACCCGACGCGGTACCGGCCGGGTCATCCCAGGCTGGCGGGTCGGCGCCTTCGGTGCCGGACTGCTGGTGCTGCTCGGCGCGGAGCAGGGACCGGTGCACGACCTGGCGGAGTCCGGCCTGGCCGGGCACATGGCCCAGCACATGCTGCTCCTGCTGGTGGCCGGGCCGCTGCTCGCGGCGGGCGCGGCGGGGCTGCCGCTGAGCCTGGCCGCGCCGCTGCCGCTGCGCCGGCTGCTCGCCCGATGCCGGGTGGCGCCGCCGGTGCGCCGGTTACGCCATCCGAGCACGTACGCCCTGCTGGCCGGTGGCGGGCAGACCCTCGTGCTCTGGTTCTGGCACCTGCCCGGGCCGTACGCCGCCGCGGTCGATCGGCCCGCGGTGCACGCCACCGAGCATCTGTGCTTCCTGGCGACGGCCTGGCTGTTCTGGGCGCCGGTGGTCGGCTCGCCACGGCAGCGCGCCCCCGCCCCGGTGACGGTGCTGCTGCTGGCCGGCACCATGCTGCCCGCCTCTGCCCTCGGCGCCGTGCTCACCTTCGCCCCGCAACCGGTCTATCCACAGCGGGTGCTCGGCGCCGACCCGCTGGCCGACCAGCAACTCGCCGGCCTGTTGATGTGGGCGCCGATGGACCTGGCCGTGCTGGTCGTGGCGCTGGCCGTGTTCCTGCGCTGGCTGCTGCGGATGGACCGCGACCGGCCCGACGGCCTGGGCGGAAAGCCAGTACCCCAAGGGGCCGGACCGATGGCGACAACAGCTGAAACGGAAAGGATGGTCCGATGATGGTGCCCGGCCGGCTCTGGGCGCTCGGTGCGGCCCTCATGATCCTGCCGGTCGTCGCGGTCACCGCCTGCGCCTCGACGACCCCACCGCCACCACCCGAGTCGCGGAACGGACGGCCCGACCGGGGCG comes from Micromonospora purpureochromogenes and encodes:
- a CDS encoding cytochrome c oxidase subunit 3 — encoded protein: MTGRGGVVAAATGAEALSTELPVGRSTGWWGMVMFVATEATLFACLLGSYFYLRFQYGPQWPPTGIGAPELVKPLVMTAVLLPSSLPMIWAERGSRRGQLWRLRSGLAATMVLGLTFLALQATEYVEKLRHFTMTTDVYGSLFYLITGFHGLHVLVGLTMIGWLLATSLGGGSGTHHHERVRNGAIYWHFVDAVWAAILFTIYLSPRL
- a CDS encoding cytochrome c oxidase assembly protein; translation: MSELNLYRAHAPGQSPVAESLLTMLAVVTVCLLAAGYGRGVQELWTRRGTGRVIPGWRVGAFGAGLLVLLGAEQGPVHDLAESGLAGHMAQHMLLLLVAGPLLAAGAAGLPLSLAAPLPLRRLLARCRVAPPVRRLRHPSTYALLAGGGQTLVLWFWHLPGPYAAAVDRPAVHATEHLCFLATAWLFWAPVVGSPRQRAPAPVTVLLLAGTMLPASALGAVLTFAPQPVYPQRVLGADPLADQQLAGLLMWAPMDLAVLVVALAVFLRWLLRMDRDRPDGLGGKPVPQGAGPMATTAETERMVR